From Drosophila suzukii chromosome 2R, CBGP_Dsuzu_IsoJpt1.0, whole genome shotgun sequence, a single genomic window includes:
- the Or45a gene encoding odorant receptor 45a codes for MDSSYFAVQRRALEIVGFDPGTPHLKLKHPIWAGILVLSLVSHNWPMVVYALQDLSDLTRLTDNFAVFMQGSLSTFKFVAIAAKRKRIGSLIHRLHELNQKASATPSQRKKIEKENQLDRYVSRSFRNAAYGVICASGIAPILLGLWGYIRTGEFMPTTPMDFNFWLDERNPKFFWPIYLWGVLGVAAAAWLAIATDTLFSWLIHNVVVQFQLLELQLEKRDPPNQEDFHLVECIHQHRLALELAKELSSIFAEIVFVKYMLSYLQLCMLAFRFSQSGWSAQVPFRATFLLASIIQLSSYCYGGEYLKQQSLGIAQAVYDNCNWPEMPPKKRRLWQLMIMRAQKPARIFGYMFVVDLPLLLWVIKTAGSFLALLRTFERSPT; via the exons ATGGACTCTAGTTACTTTGCTGTTCAGAGAAGAGCTCTGGAAATCGTGGGATTCGATCCTGGTACTCCCCACCTGAAGCTGAAACATCCCATTTGGGCAGGAATACTCGTACTCTCCTTGGTTTCCCACAACTGGCCAATGGTGGTGTATGCTCTCCAGGATCTTTCCGATCTAACCCGTCTCACGGACAACTTTGCTGTGTTTATGCAAGGATCACTGAGTACCTTCAAATTTGTGGCCATTGCGGCAAAGCGAAAAAGAATTGGTTCCTTAATTCACCGATTACATGAGCTAAACCAGAAGGCCAGTGCCACTCCCAGTCAGCGGAAAAAGATCGAAAAGGAAAACCAACTGGATAGGTATGTCTCGAGATCCTTCAGAAATGCTGCCTATGGTGTTATATGCGCCTCAGGCATTGCTCCCATTTTGCTTGGATTGTGGGGATACATAAGAACTGGTGAGTTTATGCCAACCACACCCATGGATTTCAATTTCTGGCTGGATGAGCGAAACCCCAAATTTTTTTGGCCCATCTACCTTTGGGGCGTTTTGGGCGTGGCAGCTGCCGCCTGGTTGGCCATTGCAACGGACACCTTGTTCTCCTGGCTAATTCACAATGTGGTGGTTCAGTTCCAACTACTAGAGTTACAGCTGGAAAAGAGAGATCCTCCTAATCAGGAAGATTTTCACCTAGTCGAATGCATTCATCAACATCGTTTGGCTCTGGAGTTGGCTAAGGAACTAAGTTCGATTTTCGCCGAAATCGTTTTTGTAAAATACATGCTTAGTTACCTGCAACTCTGCATGTTGGCCTTTCGTTTTAGCCAAAGTGGTTGGAGTGCCCAGGTGCCTTTTAGAGCCACCTTTCTATTAGCCAGTATCATTCAACTAAGCTCGTATTGCTATGGAGGTGAATACCTCAAGCAGCAGAGTTTGGGAATAGCTCAGGCTGTTTATGATAATTGCAATTGGCCAGAAATGCCGCCGAAAAAAAGAAGATTGTGGCAATTGATGATCATGAGGGCCCAGAAACCGGCCAGGATTTTTGGCTACATGTTCGTGGTAGATCTGCCACTGCTTCTTTGG GTCATTAAAACAGCGGGCTCATTTTTGGCATTACTAAGGACCTTCGAGCGTTCTCCAACTTAG
- the LOC108009356 gene encoding uncharacterized protein, whose protein sequence is MKQFALFSIFLLILVVGLAQMPQQVSAQGQNGQQQQGQPPRPPNGNGNGNGNQPGGQGQSGQNN, encoded by the exons ATGAAGCAGTTCGCATTGTTCAGCATTTTCCTCCTGATTCTGGTTGTGGGATTG GCCCAGATGCCCCAGCAGGTCTCTGCCCAGGGCCAAAAtggacagcagcagcagggcCAGCCGCCAAGACCGCCAAATGGCAATGGAAACGGCAACGGCAACCAGCCGGGTGGACAAGGACAAAGTGGACAAAACAACTAG
- the LOC108009354 gene encoding uncharacterized protein, with protein sequence MADADDSKSGDSGSGAESLQLLTKLDKAVSTNDVLLDLQRALTYEAVFSTLVEHKMQALKRDYEEHKRAKRRKRKSIGRIFLPRKLFGSSSRRSSREDTPPPEEHQSPPATSTSGGKTKAKTKAKGRADEIEEASGSLASMQRSHPKRPENLEDSLASTLSNSSEAQHRQHRHSHSLLVRAQTHTPAHQVVDMDAERRSISSVEEGQRSRTQLPAKHSTTINGESELLPPISGHDNTSTTATATATVTATGGGASSGAGGVLHSSTLADDSLTASLRGSLESLSYSSSRCTVSFGGAEVIVPSMLEAESRERVRLAKRLRILEAKSISAQCSPIFPRHVVRSFPMQSPQQGRLHINVPSSLAKPQPQLQLQQQQQQLQPHVALEIETLPAPLPQRRRLLPKQISCTESGAAGDFGVGGAEAYTRYFSRQNTSEDSANVTVSTVLAQSDSQSLHATPSYANTPPATGSRIQERRKSRSTGLLAVRPPYGMEPSAVVITMEEGSEGEGGQRGRTRTLVPDKLHRMTSTSTGSSVAATGCCSATKPKEKPGEAFRPSAMASSAARTTAQSTGSDDEYRRRKRKYKRHHRCSDPALVYPTPSGLQHYVHVLGINPDTQQPIQCPYGEDSPCDLQLDMDVDLDLDLDADKIDDLEQMVPSGGHQRHRRKHRHRHKKRHRHKKPKILVQDLDTEVVKVIDPHDLSQRARWTIIATACLLLLMCLMLIGVTLRMAPIIDDMVRQENERNIRENLERTWMMRNRTELNLQRQQMEMQMRMQGVP encoded by the exons ATGGCGGATGCGGACGATAGCAAGAGTGGTGACAGCGGGAGTGGCGCCGAGTCCCTGCAGCTGCTGACCAAACTGGACAAGGCCGTCTCCACCAACGATGTGCTGCTGGATCTCCAGCGGGCCCTCACCTACGAGGCTGTCTTCAGCACCCTGGTGGAGCACAAGATGCAGGCCCTCAAGCGGGATTACGAGGAGCACAAGCGGGCCAAGCGACGCAAGCGGAAGTCCATCGGTCGCATTTTTCTGCCCAGGAAGCTCTTTGGCAGCTCCAGTCGTCGTTCCAGCAGGGAGGACACCCCGCCACCGGAGGAGCACCAATCTCCACCAGCCACTAGTACCAGTGGTGGCAAGACCAAGGCCAAGACAAAAGCCAAGGGCCGGGCGGATGAGATTGAGGAGGCCTCTGGCTCCTTGGCCAGTATGCAGCGATCTCATCCGAAGCGGCCGGAGAACCTGGAGGACAGCCTGGCCAGCACATTGAGCAATTCCTCGGAAGCCCAGCACCGGCAGCATCGTCATAGCCATAGTTTACTGGTTCGAGCCCAGACCCACACGCCGGCACACCAGGTGGTGGATATGGATGCGGAGCGGAGATCCATCAGCTCGGTGGAGGAGGGGCAGAGATCGAGGACCCAGCTGCCCGCCAAACATTCCACAACGATCAACGGCGAGTCGGAACTACTGCCCCCGATCTCCGGACACGACAATACCTCGACGACTGCCACAGCAACTGCCACAGTGACCGCCACAGGAGGAGGCGCCTCCTCTGGCGCCGGAGGAGTCCTCCACAGCTCCACTTTGGCGGACGACAGCCTGACCGCCTCGCTgcgcggcagcctggagagcctcTCCTACAGCAGCTCCCGCTGCACCGTCAGTTTTGGTGGAGCGGAGGTGATTGTCCCCTCCATGTTGGAGGCGGAGTCGCGGGAGCGGGTGCGACTGGCCAAGCGACTGAGGATCCTGGAGGCCAAGTCCATCAGCGCCCAGTGCAGCCCCATCTTTCCCAGGCACGTGGTGCGCTCTTTTCCGATGCAGTCGCCTCAACAGGGG CGCCTGCACATCAATGTTCCCTCCAGCTTGGCCAAGCCTCAGccgcagttgcagttgcagcagcagcagcagcagttgcaACCCCACGTGGCCTTGGAGATTGAGACGTTGCCCGCTCCGCTGCCCCAGCGAAGGCGACTCCTGCCCAAGCAGATATCCTGCACGGAGAGCGGGGCCGCTGGGGACTTTGGAGTGGGCGGAGCGGAGGCCTACACCCGGTACTTCTCCCGCCAGAACACCTCGGAGGACAGCGCCAATGTGACGGTGAGCACGGTGTTGGCCCAGAGCGACTCCCAGTCGCTGCATGCCACGCCCAGCTACGCGAATACGCCCCCGGCAACGGGCAGCCGGATTCAGGAGCGCCGCAAGTCCCGGAGCACTGGACTGCTGGCTGTGCGTCCGCCATATGGCATGGAACCCAGTGCCGTGGTGATCACCATGGAGGAGGGGAGCGAGGGCGAGGGCGGGCAGAGGGGCAGGACGAGGACGCTGGTGCCCGACAAGCTGCACCGGATGACCTCCACGTCGACGGGCTCCAGTGTGGCCGCCACCGGCTGCTGCAGTGCAACGAAGCCGAAGGAGAAGCCGGGTGAAGCCTTCAGGCCCTCCGCCATGGCCTCCTCCGCAGCAAGGACAACGGCCCAGAGCACGGGCAGCGACGACGAGTACCGCCGCCGGAAGCGGAAGTACA AGCGCCATCATCGCTGCTCGGACCCCGCACTGGTCTATCCCACGCCCAGTGGTCTCCAGCACTACGTGCACGTGCTCGGCATCAATCCGGACACACAGCAGCCCAT ACAATGCCCGTACGGTGAGGACTCGCCCTGCGACCTGCAGCTGGACATGGACGTGGACTTGGACCTGGACCTGGATGCCGATAAAATCGACGACCTTGAGCAGATGGTCCCCAGTGGTGGTCATCAGCGGCATCGCCGCAAGCATCG GCATCGCCACAAAAAACGACATCGGCACAAAAAACCCAAAATTCTGGTGCAGGACTTGGACACTGAGGTTGTTAAG GTAATCGATCCTCATGATCTGTCTCAGCGTGCCCGCTGGACAATAATTGCCACCGCCTGTTTATTGCTACTCATGTGCCTCATGTTGATTGGGGTTACTTTGCGTATGGCTCCGATAATCGATGATATGG